From uncultured Roseateles sp., the proteins below share one genomic window:
- a CDS encoding diguanylate cyclase, whose protein sequence is MPPSPLLRLMSLSRTLSFRVVAASLVSAVLATVAMTWWSASVMQSQATRALLQASASEVEAVANLLSSRIEVMHTVLSGAVPGRADAWMSNPDSMQVHLDRQGSLLSLFDWIFLGDLAGDLALLSGARPLPDAAKQAQIDVLAWSQEVPKESVAVARRVHLLKGGAPAIVLTVPVRGEQGQLLGMLGGVIALQSPQLSSFRRVIEQDLEQSGTRTVLIARDGTIVFHADNLRVLGSAALEPNLQAAYARWVDNGRTVHAEGVASVADEGLVAMAGMPASEWMVMRWLDVDQAFQPLRRSVSVVWGVGIAVALLMGSLAGAGVWLSTRSVRRLQSQAEGLLLQPEGMMGHDWLDEDSEIGRLARAFREVVEQREQRGAETRHLLDQLRAMLDLAPVGIAFARNNRIELVSEHLARLLGRSVQSLVGESMDAIQVMHEDRAGLVESVRLSFADSGYFDGNARFIRPDGSEFHGRMRAREVVKGDFQAGTIWIVEDVTAELEAQKQLSWQAGHDPLTGLSNRLVFEQELKLAFEAPRTVEEPSFCALFIDLDRFKQVNDSAGHAAGDKVLCDLALLMVAQVRQNDMIARLGGDEFAVLLPYCPLNRALDIAEAIRREVEAYRLLWDGQTLGVGASIGVISSNGAYESTEALMRAADAACYVAKHGGRNRVVVGEPAVARGAQAAEALSDA, encoded by the coding sequence GTGCCGCCCAGCCCCCTTCTCAGGCTGATGAGTCTGAGCCGCACCCTCAGTTTCAGGGTGGTCGCGGCGAGTCTCGTCAGTGCCGTGCTGGCCACGGTGGCCATGACCTGGTGGAGCGCCTCGGTGATGCAGTCTCAGGCCACGCGTGCACTGCTGCAGGCCAGTGCCTCGGAGGTCGAGGCGGTGGCCAATCTGCTGTCTTCGCGCATCGAGGTCATGCACACGGTGCTGTCCGGTGCGGTGCCCGGCCGTGCCGATGCCTGGATGAGCAACCCGGACAGCATGCAGGTGCATCTCGACCGCCAGGGCAGCCTGCTGAGCCTGTTCGACTGGATCTTTCTGGGCGATCTGGCCGGCGATCTGGCCCTCCTGTCAGGCGCCAGACCCTTGCCCGATGCGGCCAAGCAGGCACAGATCGACGTGCTGGCCTGGAGCCAGGAGGTGCCCAAGGAAAGTGTTGCGGTGGCGCGGCGCGTGCACCTGCTCAAGGGCGGTGCCCCGGCCATTGTGCTGACCGTGCCGGTGCGCGGCGAGCAGGGCCAGTTGCTGGGCATGCTGGGCGGTGTGATCGCGCTGCAGTCGCCGCAGCTGAGCAGTTTTCGCCGTGTCATCGAGCAGGACCTGGAGCAGTCGGGCACGCGCACGGTCTTGATCGCGCGGGACGGCACCATCGTCTTCCATGCCGACAACCTGCGCGTGCTCGGCAGCGCGGCGCTTGAACCCAATCTTCAGGCCGCCTACGCGCGCTGGGTGGACAACGGTCGCACCGTCCACGCCGAGGGGGTGGCCAGCGTGGCCGATGAGGGCCTGGTGGCCATGGCGGGCATGCCAGCCAGCGAGTGGATGGTGATGCGTTGGCTCGATGTGGACCAGGCCTTTCAGCCGCTGCGGCGCAGCGTCAGTGTGGTCTGGGGCGTGGGCATCGCGGTGGCGCTGTTGATGGGCAGTCTGGCCGGGGCGGGGGTCTGGTTGTCGACCCGCTCGGTGCGCCGCCTGCAGTCCCAGGCCGAGGGCTTGCTGCTGCAGCCCGAGGGCATGATGGGCCACGACTGGCTGGATGAGGACAGCGAAATCGGCCGCCTGGCGCGCGCCTTCCGCGAGGTCGTGGAGCAGCGCGAGCAGCGTGGCGCCGAGACCCGGCATCTGCTCGACCAGCTGCGCGCCATGCTGGATCTGGCGCCGGTGGGCATCGCCTTTGCGCGCAACAACCGCATCGAGCTGGTCAGCGAACACCTGGCGCGGTTGCTGGGCCGCAGCGTGCAAAGCCTGGTGGGCGAATCGATGGATGCCATCCAGGTGATGCACGAGGACCGCGCCGGCTTGGTCGAGAGCGTGCGCCTGAGTTTTGCCGATTCCGGCTATTTCGATGGAAATGCGCGCTTTATCCGACCCGATGGCAGTGAGTTTCATGGCCGCATGCGCGCCCGCGAGGTCGTCAAGGGCGACTTCCAGGCCGGCACGATCTGGATCGTCGAAGACGTCACGGCCGAGTTGGAGGCGCAGAAGCAGCTGTCCTGGCAGGCCGGCCATGACCCGCTCACCGGCCTGAGCAACCGCCTGGTCTTCGAGCAGGAACTGAAGCTGGCCTTTGAAGCACCCCGGACGGTGGAGGAGCCTTCGTTCTGCGCCCTGTTCATCGACCTGGACCGCTTCAAGCAGGTCAATGACAGTGCCGGTCACGCCGCCGGTGACAAGGTCTTGTGCGATCTGGCCCTGCTGATGGTGGCCCAGGTGCGGCAGAACGACATGATCGCCCGCCTGGGCGGTGACGAGTTTGCCGTGCTGCTGCCCTATTGCCCGTTGAACCGTGCGCTGGACATTGCCGAGGCCATCCGCCGCGAGGTCGAGGCCTATCGCCTGCTGTGGGACGGTCAGACCCTGGGCGTGGGTGCCAGCATCGGCGTGATCAGCAGCAATGGAGCCTACGAGAGCACCGAGGCGCTGATGCGTGCCGCCGACGCGGCCTGCTATGTGGCCAAGCACGGGGGGCGCAACCGCGTGGTCGTGGGCGAGCCTGCGGTGGCGCGTGGCGCTCAGGCCGCCGAGGCACTGAGCGACGCCTGA